One window of the Esox lucius isolate fEsoLuc1 chromosome 8, fEsoLuc1.pri, whole genome shotgun sequence genome contains the following:
- the ttr gene encoding transthyretin isoform X1 codes for MDRSLLCVLLATALLLCSSAPVDRHGESDAHCPLMVKILDAVKGIPAGSVALKVSRQDANGMTWAQVASGVTDVTGEVHNLISEQDFQSGVYRVEFDTKAYWKSQGTTPFHQTAEVRTLNTTFSILCGVRGSRRGPSSLHPGSAAESLLIHYYSSRDECPRVTLTPAHIPTGTS; via the exons ATGGACAGATCTTTGCTCTGTGTGCTGCTAGCTACTGCGCTCCTGCTCTGTAGCTCCGCCCCAGtg GACAGACATGGCGAGTCAGATGCTCACTGCCCATTGATGGTGAAGATTTTGGACGCAGTGAAGGGCATACCGGCAGGCTCCGTGGCTCTGAAAGTCTCCCGACAAGACGCTAATGGAATGACCTGGGCACAGGTGGCTAGTGG AGTGACAGACGTGACGGGTGAGGTGCATAATCTGATCTCAGAGCAGGACTTTCAGTCGGGGGTGTACCGTGTGGAGTTTGACACTAAGGCCTACTGGAAGTCTCAGGGAACCACACCATTCCATCAGACAGCAGAAGTGAGAACCCTCAACACAACATTCTCAATATTAT GTGGTGTTCGAGGCTCACGCAGAGGGCCATCGTCACTACACCCTGGCTCTGCTGCTGAGTCCCTTCTCATACACTACTACAGCAGTCGTGATGAATGCCCACGAGTGACACTCACACCAGCACACATACCCACCGGAACAAGCTAA
- the ttr gene encoding transthyretin isoform X2: MDRSLLCVLLATALLLCSSAPVDRHGESDAHCPLMVKILDAVKGIPAGSVALKVSRQDANGMTWAQVASGVTDVTGEVHNLISEQDFQSGVYRVEFDTKAYWKSQGTTPFHQTAEVVFEAHAEGHRHYTLALLLSPFSYTTTAVVMNAHE, encoded by the exons ATGGACAGATCTTTGCTCTGTGTGCTGCTAGCTACTGCGCTCCTGCTCTGTAGCTCCGCCCCAGtg GACAGACATGGCGAGTCAGATGCTCACTGCCCATTGATGGTGAAGATTTTGGACGCAGTGAAGGGCATACCGGCAGGCTCCGTGGCTCTGAAAGTCTCCCGACAAGACGCTAATGGAATGACCTGGGCACAGGTGGCTAGTGG AGTGACAGACGTGACGGGTGAGGTGCATAATCTGATCTCAGAGCAGGACTTTCAGTCGGGGGTGTACCGTGTGGAGTTTGACACTAAGGCCTACTGGAAGTCTCAGGGAACCACACCATTCCATCAGACAGCAGAA GTGGTGTTCGAGGCTCACGCAGAGGGCCATCGTCACTACACCCTGGCTCTGCTGCTGAGTCCCTTCTCATACACTACTACAGCAGTCGTGATGAATGCCCACGAGTGA